In Pseudomonas sp. MTM4, one genomic interval encodes:
- a CDS encoding LysR family transcriptional regulator has product MELRHLRCFIAVAEELHFARAAARLHIEQSPLSRIIKELEYRLGVQLFERTTRRTRLTWAGKVLLEEARRVLTVVDQAKASVKSAAAGYRGRIRVALSDGIPQARLAALLAQCREEEPEVEICLSEVTFSEQVRGLNDDLFDIGLAQSDEVGDGLVAEPVWFDALVVAVPARHPLLRYRCVPLEEVVRYPLVLCDPQVCEGFWQQLQRVLGAVDTRLTIADRVPTLDLMMALVSAGYGLGFSSLARINELNNPDVVARPLAGCTTMLTTYLIRREGEPAEQLARFIERVSPAESQEPLADHASQKEIA; this is encoded by the coding sequence GTGGAACTGCGCCACCTTCGCTGTTTCATCGCCGTTGCAGAAGAACTGCATTTTGCCCGCGCCGCCGCGCGCCTGCATATCGAGCAGTCGCCCTTGTCGCGGATCATCAAGGAACTGGAGTACCGCCTGGGCGTGCAACTGTTCGAGCGCACCACACGGCGCACGCGCCTGACCTGGGCCGGCAAGGTGCTCCTGGAAGAAGCCCGCCGGGTGCTCACCGTGGTCGACCAGGCCAAGGCCAGCGTCAAGAGCGCGGCGGCCGGCTACCGCGGGCGCATCCGCGTAGCGCTATCCGACGGCATACCCCAGGCACGTCTGGCCGCCCTGCTCGCCCAGTGCCGCGAAGAGGAGCCGGAGGTCGAGATCTGCCTGTCGGAGGTCACCTTCAGCGAGCAGGTCAGGGGCCTGAACGACGACCTGTTCGACATCGGGCTCGCACAGTCCGACGAGGTTGGCGATGGGCTGGTGGCCGAGCCGGTCTGGTTCGATGCACTGGTTGTGGCGGTGCCTGCCCGCCACCCGCTGCTGCGCTACCGGTGTGTGCCGCTTGAAGAGGTCGTACGCTACCCGTTGGTCCTTTGCGATCCACAAGTTTGCGAAGGTTTCTGGCAACAGCTGCAGCGGGTGCTGGGCGCCGTCGATACGCGACTGACCATCGCTGACCGCGTTCCCACCCTGGACCTGATGATGGCGCTGGTGTCGGCAGGATACGGGCTCGGCTTTTCCAGCCTGGCGCGCATCAACGAACTCAACAACCCGGACGTCGTGGCCCGGCCGCTGGCCGGCTGCACAACCATGTTGACCACTTACCTGATACGGCGCGAAGGCGAGCCGGCCGAGCAACTGGCACGGTTTATCGAGCGGGTAAGCCCCGCGGAAAGCCAGGAGCCGCTGGCAGATCACGCATCACAGAAGGAGATCGCTTGA
- a CDS encoding MFS transporter, producing the protein MHTPNQSPIYLIALGAFALGMASYVTAGLIPMIEASFAVSVAVAAQLVTAFTLAYGLGSPIFVALTPAHRQRAGLLLALGLFVIANAASALAESFTALMAWRAIAGIGAGVYLAMGIGASAAVSIPERRGKAIAIIMGGMASGVVLGVPLSLLIAEQLGWQAALWLVTLLGLVAFFGLLLKLPSLPAATATTLGEKLAILGDSHVLVILLVSLLAAIASLGMYTFIAPLLADPAYGAVRSVTPYLWVWGIGGVLGSFLVGPLVDRIRGPVLTFAIMLILAVSLFVLPLAAALNTWLVMLPIALWGAVGWALQVPQNNELILARQAQGDGNLAIALNESALYLGSAIGAAAGGFVLLLQMPTWTLAASAGGVAALGALLQIITLRRQPSLNGDVQGETYN; encoded by the coding sequence ATGCACACTCCCAACCAATCACCCATCTACCTCATAGCGCTGGGTGCCTTTGCCCTCGGCATGGCCTCCTATGTCACCGCCGGGCTGATCCCGATGATCGAGGCCTCGTTCGCGGTCTCCGTCGCGGTGGCCGCGCAGCTGGTTACCGCCTTCACCCTGGCCTACGGCCTGGGTTCGCCAATCTTCGTCGCCCTGACCCCAGCGCACCGTCAGCGCGCCGGCTTGCTGCTGGCCCTGGGCCTGTTCGTCATCGCCAACGCTGCCAGCGCGCTGGCCGAGAGCTTCACCGCGCTGATGGCCTGGCGGGCCATCGCCGGTATCGGCGCCGGCGTCTACCTGGCCATGGGTATTGGCGCCTCGGCCGCCGTGTCCATCCCCGAGCGCCGTGGCAAGGCCATCGCCATCATCATGGGCGGCATGGCCAGCGGCGTGGTGCTTGGCGTTCCGCTCAGCCTGCTGATTGCTGAACAGCTGGGCTGGCAAGCTGCCCTGTGGCTGGTCACCCTGCTCGGTCTGGTGGCCTTCTTCGGCCTGCTGCTGAAGCTCCCTTCCCTGCCGGCAGCCACTGCGACCACGCTGGGCGAGAAGCTGGCGATCCTCGGCGACAGCCATGTGCTGGTCATCCTGCTGGTGTCGCTGCTGGCCGCCATCGCCAGCCTGGGCATGTACACCTTCATCGCCCCGCTGCTGGCTGACCCGGCCTATGGTGCGGTGCGCTCGGTCACACCCTACCTGTGGGTCTGGGGCATCGGCGGCGTGCTGGGCAGCTTCCTGGTCGGCCCGCTGGTGGACCGCATCAGGGGCCCGGTGCTGACCTTCGCCATCATGCTGATCCTCGCCGTGTCGCTGTTCGTGCTGCCGCTGGCGGCAGCCCTCAACACCTGGCTGGTGATGCTGCCCATCGCCCTGTGGGGCGCCGTCGGCTGGGCGCTGCAGGTACCGCAGAACAACGAACTGATACTGGCGCGCCAGGCCCAGGGTGACGGCAACCTGGCCATCGCCCTGAACGAGTCGGCGCTCTACCTGGGCAGCGCCATCGGCGCCGCAGCCGGCGGCTTCGTGCTGCTGTTGCAGATGCCCACCTGGACCCTGGCCGCCAGTGCTGGTGGCGTCGCCGCACTGGGCGCGCTGCTGCAGATCATCACCCTGCGTCGCCAACCAAGCTTGAACGGCGACGTGCAAGGCGAAACTTACAACTGA
- the asnB gene encoding asparagine synthase (glutamine-hydrolyzing), whose product MCGIAGWLSYSQNLETQRDTLQRMTDTMALRGPDAGGLWIDGPVGLGHRRLSIIDLEGGRQPMTSMHGGPREIAAITYSGEVYNFRELRTELQRLGHEFKTRSDTEVVLRAYVEWGEAFVEQLNGMYAFAIWDLRSQELLLIRDRMGVKPLYYFPTSDGVVFGSEPKALLANPLVPRKVRADGLREILEMVKTPGHAVFDGMREVMPGEIVRINRQGLGRRHYWKLEAREHEHTLDETIRHTRDLLEDIVDRQIVADVPLCSLLSGGLDSSIITALASKKLLAAGKENIRSFSVDFVDHGSAFTGDAVRGTPDAPFVRDLVEMIHSSHQEIVLDSRELADPALRAQIVRALDLPPAFWGDMWPSLYRLFQEVRKHSTVALSGESADEVFGGYRWFHDPEAIQADTFPWLASVTGKYFDGKTLFDPGLLAQLDMHSFLRDSYTQAIAEAPVLPGESAVDQRMRQMSYVNLTRFVQTLLDRKDRMSMAVGLEVRVPFCDHRLVEYAFNIPWALKAFDGREKSILRAATRDLLPESISARVKSPYPSTQDPAYEQALRDALAAIQADRNAPVTPLLDSARIQQTLAKPLGSVSPMYERMGMELAVGLNTWLNEYDVSLEL is encoded by the coding sequence ATGTGCGGAATCGCTGGATGGCTGTCCTACAGCCAGAACCTGGAAACGCAACGCGACACCTTGCAGCGCATGACCGACACCATGGCCCTGCGCGGGCCGGATGCCGGCGGACTGTGGATCGACGGGCCGGTCGGCCTGGGCCATCGGCGCCTGTCGATCATCGATCTGGAGGGCGGCCGCCAACCGATGACGTCGATGCACGGCGGCCCGCGCGAGATCGCCGCGATCACTTACAGCGGCGAGGTCTACAACTTCCGCGAGCTGCGCACCGAACTGCAGCGACTCGGTCATGAGTTCAAAACCCGCAGCGACACCGAGGTGGTACTGCGCGCCTATGTCGAATGGGGCGAGGCCTTCGTCGAGCAGCTCAATGGCATGTATGCCTTTGCCATCTGGGATCTGCGCTCACAGGAGCTGCTGCTGATCCGCGACCGCATGGGCGTCAAGCCGCTGTACTACTTCCCCACCTCCGACGGCGTAGTGTTCGGCTCCGAGCCCAAGGCCCTGCTGGCCAACCCGCTGGTACCGCGCAAGGTGCGTGCCGATGGCCTGCGCGAGATCCTGGAGATGGTTAAGACACCGGGCCATGCCGTGTTCGACGGCATGCGCGAGGTGATGCCAGGTGAGATCGTGCGTATCAACCGCCAGGGCCTGGGCCGCCGCCACTACTGGAAGTTGGAGGCGCGCGAGCACGAACATACGCTGGACGAGACCATCCGCCATACCCGCGACCTGCTGGAGGACATCGTCGACCGCCAGATCGTCGCCGACGTACCGTTGTGCAGCCTGCTTTCCGGCGGGCTGGATTCCTCGATCATCACCGCTCTGGCGTCGAAGAAGCTGCTGGCTGCCGGCAAGGAGAACATCCGCTCCTTCTCTGTCGACTTCGTCGATCATGGCAGCGCCTTCACCGGCGACGCCGTGCGCGGCACCCCGGATGCGCCCTTCGTGCGCGACCTGGTGGAGATGATTCACTCCAGCCATCAGGAAATCGTCCTCGACAGTCGCGAGCTGGCCGATCCAGCGCTGCGTGCGCAGATCGTCCGCGCTTTGGATCTGCCACCAGCTTTCTGGGGCGACATGTGGCCGTCGCTCTACCGGCTGTTCCAGGAGGTGCGCAAGCACTCGACGGTGGCACTGTCCGGCGAGAGCGCGGATGAGGTGTTCGGCGGCTACCGCTGGTTCCACGACCCGGAGGCGATCCAGGCCGACACCTTCCCCTGGCTGGCCTCGGTCACCGGCAAGTACTTCGACGGCAAGACCCTGTTTGACCCGGGCCTGCTGGCCCAGCTCGACATGCACAGTTTTCTGCGCGACAGCTACACCCAGGCCATAGCCGAAGCGCCGGTACTGCCCGGCGAAAGCGCGGTCGACCAACGCATGCGGCAGATGAGCTACGTCAACCTGACCCGCTTTGTGCAGACCCTGCTCGACCGCAAGGATCGCATGAGCATGGCCGTCGGCCTCGAAGTGCGTGTGCCCTTCTGCGACCACCGCCTGGTCGAGTACGCCTTCAACATCCCCTGGGCGTTGAAGGCCTTCGACGGGCGAGAGAAAAGCATCTTGCGCGCGGCGACCCGCGACCTGCTGCCGGAGTCGATCAGCGCGCGGGTCAAGAGCCCCTACCCCTCGACCCAGGATCCGGCCTACGAGCAAGCGCTGCGTGACGCCCTGGCTGCCATCCAGGCGGATCGCAACGCGCCGGTCACGCCGCTGCTCGACAGCGCCCGTATCCAGCAAACCCTGGCCAAACCGCTCGGCAGTGTCTCGCCCATGTACGAGCGCATGGGCATGGAACTGGCGGTCGGCCTCAACACCTGGCTGAACGAGTACGACGTCAGCCTCGAACTCTAG
- a CDS encoding Gfo/Idh/MocA family oxidoreductase, with the protein MKILIIGLGYAGNRYRRAFEHIATSTGLPLSLAYVGRRQKANELPYFDSVTRALDAFAPDIVVVSVNDHSHAPVLKQLSGYRGFVLCEKPLATPGDDMDELLAALEQVGGFALDLVERYSDATQQLRDWVERHDWQLVRASFHWGKDRINDYRPTCGVTSEVIHALDLVGWICPRAGQLKLDGVLGVRSDFSISGAEVLDTVQLTAALGEVRVTGYASFVNIVRQRTVDFSFVDRDARLIHARLVFDTPRWDHDQLRIWTRSANGAEELLHEFATAPDEPGLDTLHKLSRLCRQVVRAVALKEPPRQPFAGLDTAAALQRLLNDMEIHAQTPAPARYVHGETRLLLAEDSDLESLG; encoded by the coding sequence ATGAAGATCCTGATCATTGGTCTGGGCTATGCCGGCAACCGCTACCGCCGCGCCTTCGAGCATATCGCCACGAGCACCGGCCTGCCGCTGTCGCTGGCCTATGTCGGGCGCCGGCAGAAGGCGAACGAGCTGCCCTACTTCGACAGCGTCACCCGCGCACTGGATGCCTTCGCGCCGGACATCGTGGTGGTCAGCGTCAACGACCACAGCCATGCGCCCGTGCTCAAGCAGCTGTCCGGCTATCGGGGCTTCGTGCTCTGCGAGAAGCCGCTGGCCACGCCAGGTGACGACATGGACGAGTTGCTCGCCGCCCTGGAGCAGGTCGGCGGCTTTGCCCTGGATTTGGTAGAGCGCTATTCGGACGCAACCCAGCAGTTGCGCGATTGGGTCGAGCGCCATGACTGGCAGCTGGTTCGGGCCAGCTTCCACTGGGGCAAGGACCGCATCAACGACTATCGCCCCACCTGCGGCGTGACCAGCGAGGTAATCCATGCCCTGGATCTGGTCGGCTGGATCTGCCCGCGCGCTGGCCAGCTCAAGCTCGATGGTGTGCTCGGTGTGCGCTCGGACTTCTCGATCTCCGGCGCAGAGGTACTCGACACCGTGCAACTCACCGCCGCCCTGGGCGAAGTACGGGTCACCGGTTACGCCAGCTTCGTCAACATCGTGCGTCAGCGAACCGTGGATTTCAGCTTCGTCGACCGCGATGCCCGACTGATCCATGCGCGCCTGGTATTCGATACGCCGCGCTGGGATCACGACCAGTTGCGGATCTGGACGCGCAGCGCCAACGGCGCCGAGGAGTTGCTGCACGAGTTCGCCACAGCTCCCGACGAGCCAGGCCTGGACACCCTGCACAAGCTCTCGCGGCTGTGCCGACAGGTAGTGCGCGCCGTGGCGCTCAAGGAGCCACCCCGCCAGCCCTTCGCCGGCCTCGACACCGCCGCGGCGCTGCAGCGCCTGCTCAACGACATGGAAATCCATGCCCAAACCCCAGCACCGGCGCGCTACGTCCATGGCGAGACGCGCCTGCTGCTGGCCGAGGACAGCGACCTGGAAAGCCTCGGTTAA
- a CDS encoding GNAT family N-acetyltransferase, whose protein sequence is MEQSFLIVRPATQADLASLVELRAYLLDGTAASYSSKTPEDTARWRTAYRAWLSSRLNDSECVQILAAEHKETGQVLGCATAIIDQRAPAPSCLNGLSGWVQSVVVEPQWRGRGIARQLMQHLMRWFANHDVGCVVLQSTEAAGTLYQTLGFAVSDERLMIRQEASA, encoded by the coding sequence ATGGAACAGTCCTTCCTCATCGTGCGCCCCGCGACCCAGGCCGACCTGGCCAGTCTGGTGGAGCTGCGCGCGTACCTGCTGGATGGCACCGCAGCCAGCTACTCGAGCAAGACGCCGGAAGACACGGCACGCTGGCGAACGGCCTACCGCGCCTGGCTGAGCAGCCGCTTGAACGACAGTGAGTGCGTGCAGATCCTGGCCGCCGAGCACAAGGAGACCGGCCAGGTGCTTGGCTGTGCGACCGCCATTATCGACCAGCGTGCACCGGCGCCGAGCTGCCTCAACGGCCTGTCCGGCTGGGTGCAATCGGTGGTGGTTGAACCACAGTGGCGAGGCCGCGGCATCGCCCGGCAACTTATGCAGCACCTAATGCGCTGGTTCGCCAACCACGACGTCGGCTGCGTGGTACTGCAGAGCACCGAGGCGGCCGGCACGCTCTACCAGACCCTGGGCTTCGCCGTCAGCGACGAGCGCCTGATGATCCGTCAGGAGGCCTCGGCATGA
- the hemA gene encoding 5-aminolevulinate synthase, with product MYQALLREQLEALKLSNQYRTFTTLSRICGQYPLAKLDGREQEPVVVWCSNDYLGMSQHPAVREQMHNALEAYGAGSGGSRNIGGSHEVYSSLEASLADWHGKEAALVFPTGFGSNDATLQCLLRRIPDCVVISDELNHASIVNGIRSTPNERKIFRHNDVEHLEQILASYPHGQPKIVVFESVYSMDGDIAPIAEIVAVAKRYNALTYLDEVHAVGRYGPRGAGIAAELGVADQVDIIQGTMAKAIGVIGGYIASTQVIVDAVRSFAVGFIFTTSLPPAITAGCLASVEHLKASSLERDQLHTQTAKLRERLKHHDVPVMPCSQTHVLPVLVGEAKRCKASAERLLHNHGVYLQPINYPSVPVGTERFRVNATPNHSDEQIEHLAVSLRETFDHFSIPLASKVFAAEVA from the coding sequence ATGTACCAAGCACTTCTTCGGGAACAACTGGAGGCACTGAAGCTCTCCAACCAGTACCGCACCTTCACCACCCTCAGCCGCATCTGCGGCCAGTACCCGCTGGCCAAGCTGGATGGCCGTGAGCAAGAACCGGTGGTGGTCTGGTGCAGTAACGACTATCTCGGGATGTCGCAACATCCTGCAGTCCGCGAGCAAATGCATAACGCACTGGAAGCCTACGGTGCGGGCTCCGGCGGATCGCGCAATATCGGCGGTTCGCACGAGGTGTATTCCAGCCTGGAAGCTAGCCTGGCTGACTGGCACGGCAAGGAAGCGGCGCTGGTCTTCCCCACGGGTTTTGGCTCCAACGACGCCACCCTGCAGTGCCTGCTGCGGCGTATTCCCGATTGCGTGGTAATCAGTGACGAACTGAACCACGCCTCAATCGTCAACGGCATCCGCTCGACGCCCAACGAGCGCAAGATCTTCCGCCATAACGACGTTGAGCATCTGGAGCAGATCCTCGCCAGCTACCCGCATGGCCAGCCGAAGATCGTGGTGTTCGAGTCGGTCTACTCGATGGACGGCGATATCGCTCCCATCGCCGAGATTGTCGCGGTCGCCAAGCGCTACAACGCCCTCACCTACCTCGATGAGGTACACGCAGTAGGAAGGTATGGCCCACGTGGTGCCGGTATCGCCGCAGAACTGGGCGTAGCCGATCAGGTGGACATCATCCAGGGCACCATGGCCAAGGCCATTGGCGTGATCGGGGGCTATATCGCCTCGACCCAGGTGATCGTGGATGCCGTGCGCTCTTTCGCCGTGGGCTTCATCTTCACCACCTCGCTGCCGCCGGCGATCACTGCCGGCTGCCTGGCCAGTGTCGAGCATCTCAAGGCCAGCAGCCTCGAGCGTGATCAGTTGCATACCCAAACCGCCAAGCTGCGCGAGCGCCTCAAGCACCATGACGTGCCGGTGATGCCCTGCTCACAAACCCATGTACTGCCGGTGCTGGTAGGTGAAGCCAAGCGCTGCAAGGCGTCGGCCGAACGCCTGCTGCATAACCACGGTGTGTACCTGCAGCCGATCAACTATCCATCCGTGCCGGTAGGGACCGAGCGCTTCCGCGTCAACGCTACGCCGAATCACAGCGACGAGCAGATCGAGCATCTGGCGGTGTCGCTGCGCGAGACATTCGACCACTTCAGCATCCCGTTGGCATCCAAGGTTTTTGCTGCGGAGGTGGCCTGA
- a CDS encoding helix-turn-helix transcriptional regulator, protein MSAPRTAERTRVELAEFLRSRRERISPEEVGLPAGTRRRTPGLRREEVAALAGVGLSWYTWLEQGRDISVSATFLDNLSRTLKLDATERRHLFLLAHQRLPPEPGKTWCTVPALIHRLMGDLPSRPTYVLNLRWDVLAWNAAADRVFGFSVVPADRRNLLWMLFTNPAMCELFNPWEEQALQILSSFRRDFVRATQDPDIAALVKDLEKASPDFRDWWRQQDIHGPCQGIRHLKIGAVGQVVFEHTTLTIDEDRHLRLVYYAAKEGMPQSRDFEQWLLQEPALV, encoded by the coding sequence ATGAGCGCGCCTCGCACAGCCGAACGCACTCGGGTAGAGCTGGCAGAATTCCTGCGTAGCCGCCGCGAACGTATTTCGCCGGAGGAGGTGGGTTTGCCCGCCGGTACTCGGCGGCGCACGCCGGGGCTGCGCCGCGAGGAGGTCGCAGCCCTGGCCGGAGTAGGGTTGTCCTGGTACACCTGGCTGGAACAAGGACGGGACATCAGCGTATCCGCGACCTTCCTCGACAACCTCTCGCGCACGCTCAAGCTGGATGCCACCGAGCGTCGCCACCTGTTCCTGCTCGCCCACCAGCGACTGCCGCCAGAGCCGGGCAAGACCTGGTGCACGGTGCCTGCGCTGATTCATCGCCTGATGGGGGATCTGCCGTCACGTCCGACCTACGTGCTCAACCTGCGCTGGGATGTGCTGGCCTGGAACGCCGCAGCGGATCGGGTGTTCGGCTTTTCCGTCGTGCCGGCGGACCGCCGTAACCTGCTGTGGATGCTGTTCACCAACCCGGCCATGTGCGAGCTGTTCAATCCCTGGGAGGAGCAGGCGCTGCAGATACTCTCCAGCTTCCGCCGTGACTTCGTGCGAGCCACCCAGGATCCGGATATCGCCGCGCTGGTGAAGGACCTGGAGAAGGCCTCACCGGACTTCAGGGACTGGTGGCGGCAGCAGGACATCCACGGCCCTTGCCAGGGGATCCGTCATCTGAAGATCGGGGCGGTCGGCCAGGTGGTGTTCGAGCACACCACGCTGACCATCGACGAGGATCGCCACCTGCGGCTGGTCTACTACGCGGCCAAGGAAGGCATGCCGCAGAGCCGAGACTTCGAGCAGTGGCTGCTGCAGGAGCCGGCGCTGGTATAA
- a CDS encoding relaxase/mobilization nuclease and DUF3363 domain-containing protein has translation MSKGSRPDDELRFRPQPGKPQQRGQPFVNQVLRQANKAGTGKPRKTGHQPGARLGRGHVAARFSAQQLPSNARRVTIKTRLVNLRQAGKRSTLSHLRYIERDGVNREGDPGQAYGPLTDQADQADLNAFEERGRDDRHQFRFIVSPEDAEQLDDLRTYTRHLMSRMEADLGTRLDWVAVDHWNTDNPHTHIVLRGKDDTGKDLVIARDYIAEGMRNRASELATEWLGPRTELEIRQSLQREVQQERFTSLDRTLLRERQTDVLSLKGLANHPRRQLLIGRLQQLRKFELADEVRPGQWLLRDDAEATLRAMGERGDIVRTMQRAMGGAQRELTVFQPGKVGPEVAGRIVAKGLADELHDRGYLVVDGLDGKAHYLALPARAELAHYPIGGVVETRSLSEPRTVDRSIAALAAGGIYRTDHHTALARSQAVEGQDPETLVERHVRRLEALRRSDIVERLAEGVWRVPADLPEQGRRYDAHRLGDVAVELRTPLPLGQQVRAVGATWLDQQLISGNRELVDQGFGKEVREALRQRADFLVEQGLAQRQDQRVVLARNLLATLRGRELTAAAHDISVQTGMQYRPAVEGQRVSGIYRRSVQLASGRYALLDDGIGFSLVPWKPVIEQRLGQSVSALIQSHRVSWQLGRQRGPSIG, from the coding sequence ATGAGCAAGGGAAGCCGTCCTGACGACGAGTTGCGCTTTCGCCCGCAGCCGGGCAAGCCGCAGCAACGCGGACAACCCTTCGTCAACCAGGTGCTGCGCCAGGCCAACAAGGCCGGTACCGGCAAGCCACGCAAGACAGGCCACCAGCCCGGCGCCCGCCTCGGCCGCGGGCATGTCGCCGCCCGTTTCAGCGCGCAGCAACTGCCGTCCAACGCCCGCCGCGTCACCATCAAGACGCGCCTGGTAAACCTGCGCCAGGCTGGCAAGCGCTCGACGCTCAGCCACCTGCGCTACATCGAGCGCGACGGCGTCAATCGTGAGGGTGATCCGGGTCAGGCCTACGGGCCACTGACCGACCAGGCCGACCAGGCCGACCTCAATGCATTCGAGGAGCGCGGCAGGGACGATCGCCACCAGTTTCGCTTCATCGTCTCGCCCGAGGATGCCGAGCAACTCGACGACCTGCGCACCTACACCCGCCACCTGATGAGCCGGATGGAGGCCGACCTCGGGACGCGCCTCGACTGGGTAGCGGTCGACCACTGGAATACCGACAACCCGCATACCCACATCGTCCTGCGCGGCAAGGACGACACCGGCAAGGACCTGGTGATCGCCCGTGACTACATCGCCGAGGGCATGCGCAACCGAGCGTCGGAACTGGCCACCGAATGGCTCGGCCCGCGTACCGAACTGGAGATTCGGCAGAGCCTGCAGCGCGAGGTGCAGCAGGAGCGTTTCACCAGTCTGGATCGCACCCTGTTGCGTGAACGCCAAACTGACGTGCTCAGCCTGAAGGGGCTCGCCAACCATCCACGTAGGCAGTTGCTGATCGGTCGCCTGCAGCAACTACGGAAGTTTGAACTGGCCGATGAAGTTCGCCCCGGACAATGGCTCCTGCGGGACGACGCCGAGGCAACCCTGCGCGCCATGGGCGAGCGCGGCGATATCGTACGCACGATGCAGCGGGCCATGGGGGGCGCGCAGCGCGAGTTGACTGTCTTCCAGCCGGGCAAGGTTGGTCCCGAGGTAGCCGGCCGGATCGTCGCCAAGGGGCTGGCCGACGAGCTGCACGACCGCGGCTACCTGGTGGTCGACGGTCTCGACGGCAAGGCTCACTACCTGGCCCTGCCTGCCCGCGCGGAACTGGCCCACTACCCCATCGGTGGCGTGGTGGAAACGCGCAGCCTGAGCGAGCCGCGCACAGTAGACCGGTCGATTGCCGCGCTGGCTGCGGGCGGTATTTATCGCACCGATCATCATACGGCCCTGGCACGATCACAAGCAGTCGAAGGACAGGATCCCGAGACACTGGTCGAGCGTCATGTACGGCGACTGGAAGCGCTACGCCGGAGCGATATCGTCGAGCGGCTGGCCGAAGGCGTCTGGCGGGTACCGGCCGATCTGCCCGAGCAAGGCCGGCGGTATGATGCCCACCGTCTGGGCGACGTCGCCGTCGAGCTGCGCACGCCGTTGCCCCTCGGGCAGCAGGTGCGCGCCGTCGGCGCCACCTGGCTGGACCAGCAGTTGATCAGCGGCAACCGCGAACTGGTCGACCAAGGTTTTGGCAAGGAGGTGCGCGAAGCGTTGCGACAGCGCGCCGACTTCCTGGTGGAACAGGGCCTGGCCCAACGCCAGGACCAACGCGTGGTGCTCGCACGCAACCTGCTGGCCACCCTGCGCGGGCGGGAGCTGACCGCGGCGGCGCACGATATCTCGGTTCAGACGGGTATGCAGTACCGCCCAGCGGTTGAGGGCCAGCGAGTCAGCGGGATTTACCGGCGCAGCGTGCAGTTGGCCAGCGGCCGTTATGCCCTGCTCGACGATGGCATCGGCTTCAGCCTGGTGCCGTGGAAGCCAGTGATTGAGCAGCGACTCGGGCAGAGCGTATCGGCGCTGATCCAGAGCCACAGGGTGTCCTGGCAACTGGGTCGCCAGCGCGGGCCGTCGATTGGTTGA
- a CDS encoding S26 family signal peptidase, translating into MTLGARSARWPLALLAGSLIALGWTAIATSPPRLVYNASDSAPSGWYRISPATSLVPGDLVLVHLPPEVRSLAAQRGYLPANVPLLKTVAAMAPQRVCAMGSQLRIDGALVARRLRWDRQGRELPTWQACRRLVGDELLLLSSNPESFDSRYFGLVSVDAVIGRAHPLWLGSRR; encoded by the coding sequence ATGACGCTGGGGGCTCGCAGCGCACGGTGGCCACTGGCACTACTTGCCGGCAGCCTGATTGCCCTTGGCTGGACAGCGATTGCGACCTCGCCACCACGGCTGGTCTACAACGCGTCCGACAGCGCGCCCTCCGGCTGGTACCGCATTTCGCCGGCCACCTCGTTGGTACCGGGCGATCTAGTACTGGTTCATCTGCCGCCGGAGGTGAGGTCGCTGGCAGCGCAGCGCGGCTACCTACCGGCGAACGTGCCACTGCTGAAGACAGTGGCGGCGATGGCGCCGCAACGGGTGTGCGCGATGGGCAGCCAGTTGCGCATCGATGGCGCTCTTGTGGCCAGGCGCTTGAGGTGGGATCGGCAGGGGCGCGAGCTGCCAACCTGGCAGGCCTGCCGGCGCCTTGTTGGCGATGAACTGCTTCTGCTCAGCAGCAACCCGGAGTCCTTCGACAGCCGCTACTTCGGCCTGGTTTCTGTCGACGCGGTGATCGGTCGGGCGCATCCCCTGTGGCTGGGGTCGCGTCGATGA